One region of Cydia fagiglandana chromosome 17, ilCydFagi1.1, whole genome shotgun sequence genomic DNA includes:
- the LOC134672479 gene encoding ADP-ribosylation factor 4-like, producing the protein MANFFSNLYAKIFGKSPIRILILGLNAGVGKTTVLYRLKDGTTIDSTHTVGFNLETVKHNNISYELWDIGGGDKITPLWNQYFQNTKAIIFVVDSTDKERLDVVEQELHRLLTEKELEHCPILVLANKQDLPDAISVDELKKALKLDQWKNRTIHVQSAVANQGTGVTEGFDWLCAELAKSEK; encoded by the exons ATGGCAAATTTCTTTTCAAATCTTTATGCCAAGATTTTCGGCAAATCACCGATTAGAATTTTAATTT TGGGTCTGAATGCAGGTGTGGGCAAAACAACTGTTTTATATAGGCTGAAAGATGGCACCACCATTGACAGTACTCACACAGTTGGATTCAACTTGGAAACTGTGAAACATAACAATATCAGTTATGAGTTGTGGGACATTGGTGGTGGTGACAAAATAACACCTTTGTGGAATCAGTACTTCCAGAATACCAAGGCAATAATATTTGTAGTTGATTCAACTGATAAGGAGCGACTGGACGTTGTAGAGCAGGAACTGCATAGACTG ctGACTGAAAAAGAGCTTGAACATTGTCCAATCTTGGTGCTGGCCAACAAGCAAGACTTGCCAGATGCTATTAGTGTAGACGAGCTGAAGAAAGCATTGAAGTTGGACCAATGGAAGAACCGTACT ATCCATGTACAATCTGCCGTTGCCAATCAGGGGACTGGAGTGACTGAGGGTTTTGATTGGCTTTGCGCTGAACTTGCGAAGTCGGAAAAGTAG